A window of the Janthinobacterium agaricidamnosum NBRC 102515 = DSM 9628 genome harbors these coding sequences:
- a CDS encoding efflux transporter outer membrane subunit — MHHVKTVLAAAAAVLLAGCALREPYTRPQAAPDAYPAGAAYAAPAEHGLAAADTGWAEFLLDPRLKRLVRVALDNNQDLRVALLRIGQARAQLQLQQSALLPQVGLAAGGSASKNNSASAGDDNRNHGAIRSDTAGLSGSWEVDFFGRLQSLDDAAREQYLATAYARQAAQLLLVGQVASQYFSMLAYDEQLAISGATLAAAQASYRIVKLRYDTGTGSELDETLAAGTLQQAQANQAAQVRLRAQAENGLVLLLGQAMPADLPASVPLHALAIRHDIPAGLPSDLLLRRPDLLQAEASLRAENANIGAARAAFFPRIALTATLGSASSTLGGLFAAGSGAWTFAPNLLLPLFDGGANQARLDAARIGKDIGVAQYRKSVQSAFREVADGLAARGTFDTELAARQRYREVQQRRLELSELRYDNGVDDYLSVLNARTDLYNAQIALVGARLNQLDSTVDLYRALGGGWLEHSGETPRQADDAASRIAKNITETRGGQ, encoded by the coding sequence ATGCACCATGTAAAAACCGTGCTGGCCGCCGCCGCGGCCGTCCTGCTGGCCGGCTGCGCGCTGCGGGAACCGTACACCCGGCCGCAAGCGGCGCCGGACGCCTACCCGGCCGGCGCCGCCTATGCCGCGCCGGCCGAACACGGCCTGGCCGCGGCCGATACCGGCTGGGCCGAGTTCCTGCTCGACCCGCGCCTGAAACGGCTGGTGCGGGTCGCGCTCGACAATAACCAGGATTTGCGGGTCGCGCTGCTGCGCATCGGCCAGGCCCGCGCCCAGCTGCAGCTGCAGCAGTCGGCGCTGCTGCCGCAAGTCGGACTGGCGGCCGGCGGTTCGGCCAGCAAGAACAACTCGGCCAGCGCCGGCGACGACAACCGCAACCACGGTGCGATCCGCAGCGACACGGCCGGCCTGTCCGGCAGCTGGGAAGTGGATTTCTTCGGCCGCCTGCAAAGCCTCGACGACGCGGCGCGCGAACAATACCTGGCCACTGCGTATGCGCGCCAGGCGGCCCAGCTGCTGCTGGTCGGACAAGTCGCCAGCCAGTACTTCAGCATGCTGGCCTACGACGAGCAACTGGCCATCAGCGGCGCAACGCTGGCCGCGGCGCAGGCGTCGTACCGCATCGTCAAGCTGCGCTACGACACCGGCACCGGTTCGGAACTCGATGAAACGCTGGCGGCCGGCACGCTGCAGCAGGCGCAAGCCAATCAGGCCGCCCAGGTGCGGCTGCGGGCGCAGGCCGAAAACGGCCTGGTGCTGCTGCTGGGCCAGGCTATGCCGGCCGACTTGCCGGCCAGCGTGCCGCTGCATGCGCTGGCCATCCGGCACGACATCCCGGCCGGCTTGCCGTCCGACTTGCTGCTGCGCCGCCCCGACCTGCTGCAGGCGGAAGCGTCGCTGCGCGCCGAAAACGCCAATATCGGCGCCGCGCGCGCCGCCTTTTTCCCGCGCATCGCACTGACCGCCACGCTGGGCAGCGCCAGTTCCACGCTGGGCGGCCTGTTCGCCGCCGGTTCCGGCGCGTGGACCTTCGCGCCCAACCTGCTGCTGCCGCTGTTCGACGGCGGCGCCAACCAGGCCCGGCTGGATGCGGCGCGGATCGGCAAGGACATCGGCGTGGCGCAATACCGCAAGAGCGTGCAAAGCGCATTCCGCGAAGTGGCGGACGGCCTGGCGGCGCGCGGCACCTTCGATACCGAACTGGCGGCGCGCCAGCGTTATCGCGAGGTCCAGCAGCGGCGCCTGGAATTGTCGGAGCTGCGTTATGACAATGGCGTCGACGATTACCTGAGCGTGCTCAATGCCCGGACTGACCTGTACAATGCGCAAATCGCCCTGGTCGGCGCGCGCCTGAACCAGCTGGACAGCACGGTCGACCTGTACCGCGCGCTGGGCGGCGGCTGGCTGGAGCACAGCGGAGAAACGCCGAGACAGGCGGATGATGCGGCAAGCAGGATAGCCAAAAACATAACGGAGACACGAGGTGGGCAGTGA
- a CDS encoding response regulator transcription factor, whose protein sequence is MKLLLVEDNERVARFVKKGLTEAGHTVDHADNGRDGMYHAVSMSYDAIIMDRMLPGGIDGLAIVETLRGAGNRVPILILSALDGVDERIRGLKSGGDDYLIKPFAFGELLARLDALLRRTHEKAAITSLVLGDLSVDLLAHKVTRAGRLLSLQPREFKLLEYLLRHANQVVTRTMLLENVWDYHFDPQTNVIDVHISKLRQKIDAGFPLQLLRTVRNAGYMLSDHV, encoded by the coding sequence GTGAAACTATTACTGGTGGAAGACAATGAAAGAGTGGCGCGCTTCGTCAAGAAGGGCTTGACCGAGGCCGGCCACACGGTCGACCACGCCGACAATGGCCGCGACGGCATGTACCACGCCGTCAGCATGAGTTATGACGCGATCATCATGGACCGCATGCTGCCCGGCGGCATAGACGGGCTGGCCATCGTCGAAACGCTGCGCGGCGCCGGCAACCGGGTGCCGATCCTGATCCTCAGCGCGCTCGACGGCGTCGACGAGCGCATCCGCGGCTTGAAAAGCGGCGGCGACGATTACCTGATCAAGCCGTTCGCGTTCGGCGAATTGCTGGCCCGGCTCGACGCGCTGCTGCGCCGCACCCATGAAAAAGCGGCGATCACCAGTCTGGTGCTGGGCGACCTCAGCGTCGACCTGCTGGCCCACAAGGTGACCCGCGCCGGCCGCCTGCTGTCCTTGCAGCCGCGCGAATTCAAGCTGCTGGAATACCTGCTGCGCCATGCCAACCAGGTGGTGACACGCACCATGTTGCTGGAAAACGTGTGGGATTACCATTTCGACCCGCAGACCAATGTCATCGACGTCCATATCAGCAAGCTGCGCCAAAAGATCGACGCCGGCTTCCCGCTGCAATTGCTGCGCACCGTGCGCAACGCCGGCTACATGCTGAGCGACCATGTTTAA
- a CDS encoding sensor histidine kinase, giving the protein MFKVRAPGFSASTIAIGYAVVSLLVLAMFAAPLWFAWDTNIERARTELLMADTNRLSRIFARRGPEALAEAIDVQAGNAYEGIGKILMLGDVNSVKLAGNLESWPTGVPQPAPGEAPGRVKAATIEVRGVKRRVELILTRLPGGYQLLVASNLNRFERLESLFVYGLLGCAATVLMVAVLGGLLIRRAILNKVDSISQTTAAIIEGKLTRRLPEPERGDELEMLTHTVNRMLDQIEHLVHSVQNVSNAIAHDLRTPLSELRARLEELSVARPPETETFAEVDAAINDVDRVMAIFNALLRLADIDSGMRRGGFVQVDLARLAAEVAEFYLPVAELKDIALTFQPDGNLFTSGDPLLLAQALGNLVENALKYAPEQGVIAIHARRSSPQQIELTVADDGPGVPDQEKRKVVERFYRGDASRGTPGVGLGLSLVSAVAQLHGGKLVLADNKPGLRAVISIDVQGVSAEADA; this is encoded by the coding sequence ATGTTTAAAGTCAGGGCGCCGGGATTTTCGGCCAGCACCATCGCCATCGGCTACGCCGTGGTCAGCCTGCTGGTGCTGGCCATGTTCGCCGCGCCGCTGTGGTTTGCGTGGGATACCAATATCGAGCGCGCCCGCACCGAGCTGCTGATGGCCGACACCAACCGCCTGAGCCGCATCTTCGCGCGGCGCGGGCCGGAAGCGCTGGCCGAGGCGATCGATGTACAAGCCGGCAACGCCTATGAAGGCATCGGCAAGATCCTGATGCTGGGCGACGTCAACAGCGTCAAGCTGGCCGGCAACCTGGAGTCATGGCCGACCGGCGTGCCGCAGCCCGCCCCGGGCGAAGCGCCCGGCCGCGTCAAGGCGGCCACCATCGAGGTCCGCGGCGTCAAGCGGCGCGTGGAATTGATACTGACCAGGCTGCCGGGCGGTTACCAGTTGCTGGTAGCGAGTAACCTGAACCGTTTTGAACGGCTGGAATCGCTGTTCGTGTATGGCTTGCTGGGCTGCGCCGCCACCGTGCTGATGGTCGCGGTGCTGGGCGGCTTGCTGATACGGCGCGCGATATTGAACAAGGTCGACAGCATCAGCCAGACCACCGCCGCCATCATCGAAGGCAAGCTGACGCGGCGCCTGCCGGAGCCGGAGCGCGGCGACGAGCTGGAAATGCTGACCCACACCGTGAACCGCATGCTGGACCAGATCGAGCACCTGGTGCACAGCGTGCAGAATGTGTCGAACGCCATCGCGCACGACTTGCGCACGCCGCTGTCCGAATTGCGCGCGCGCCTGGAAGAATTGTCGGTGGCGCGCCCGCCGGAAACGGAAACCTTCGCCGAAGTCGACGCCGCGATCAACGACGTCGACCGCGTGATGGCGATCTTCAACGCGCTGCTGCGGCTGGCCGACATCGACAGCGGCATGCGCCGCGGCGGTTTTGTGCAGGTCGACCTGGCGCGGCTGGCCGCCGAAGTGGCGGAGTTCTACCTGCCGGTGGCCGAACTGAAGGATATCGCGCTGACGTTCCAGCCGGACGGCAACCTGTTCACGTCCGGCGACCCGCTGCTGCTGGCGCAGGCGCTCGGCAACCTGGTCGAAAACGCCCTCAAGTACGCGCCGGAACAGGGCGTGATCGCGATCCACGCGCGGCGCAGTTCGCCGCAGCAGATCGAATTGACGGTGGCCGACGACGGCCCCGGCGTGCCGGACCAGGAAAAACGCAAGGTAGTGGAACGTTTCTATCGCGGCGACGCCAGCCGCGGCACGCCGGGCGTCGGGCTGGGCCTGAGCCTGGTGTCGGCGGTGGCCCAGCTCCATGGCGGCAAGCTGGTGCTGGCCGATAACAAGCCCGGCCTGCGCGCGGTGATCAGCATCGATGTGCAGGGTGTATCGGCCGAGGCGGATGCTTGA
- the ispF gene encoding 2-C-methyl-D-erythritol 2,4-cyclodiphosphate synthase, giving the protein MTTTPILPFRIGQGYDCHALVEQRDLIIGGIKIPHHLGLLGHSDADVLLHAITDAILGAAALGDIGRHFPDTDPQFKGADSRTLLREAARRVLATGYSIGNIDATIIAQRPKMAPHIGAMCANVAADLGLAIGQVNIKAKTNEKLGYLGREEGIAAEAVALLLRT; this is encoded by the coding sequence ATGACCACGACACCTATCTTGCCATTCCGTATCGGCCAGGGCTACGATTGCCACGCGCTGGTCGAACAGCGCGACCTGATCATCGGCGGTATCAAGATCCCGCACCACCTCGGCTTATTGGGCCATTCCGACGCCGACGTGCTGCTGCATGCGATCACCGACGCGATCCTCGGCGCCGCCGCGCTGGGCGACATCGGCAGGCATTTCCCGGACACCGACCCGCAATTCAAGGGCGCCGATTCGCGCACGCTGCTGCGCGAGGCGGCGCGCCGCGTGCTGGCCACCGGCTACAGCATCGGCAATATCGACGCGACGATCATTGCCCAGCGCCCGAAGATGGCGCCGCACATCGGCGCCATGTGCGCCAACGTCGCCGCCGACCTGGGCCTGGCGATCGGCCAGGTCAACATCAAGGCCAAGACCAATGAAAAACTGGGCTACCTGGGGCGCGAAGAGGGCATCGCGGCCGAAGCGGTGGCCTTGTTGCTGCGCACGTAA
- the ispD gene encoding 2-C-methyl-D-erythritol 4-phosphate cytidylyltransferase produces MNQEILPIKPSYFALIPAAGVGARLAAGSPKQYLALGGKPMLRHALDAFLASPLIAHTYVVVSAGDGFIDAAVPPQPGVTVLRCGGATRMETVQNALRALHGQVAGSDWILVHDAARPGLTVALIDKLIAGVGQHDGGGLLALPVVDTVKRTGANGQGLGTVPRDGLWLAQTPQMFRCQLLGRALGEAPDPGAITDDASAVEALGYTPKLIEGHPRNLKVTLPADIAIAEMYLAHGQ; encoded by the coding sequence ATGAATCAAGAAATTTTGCCGATCAAACCCTCTTATTTTGCGCTGATCCCGGCCGCCGGCGTCGGTGCGCGGCTGGCCGCCGGCAGTCCCAAGCAATACCTGGCGCTGGGCGGCAAGCCGATGCTGCGCCACGCGCTCGACGCGTTCCTGGCCAGCCCGCTGATCGCCCATACCTATGTGGTGGTCAGCGCCGGCGACGGCTTCATCGACGCGGCGGTGCCGCCGCAGCCGGGCGTGACGGTGCTGCGCTGCGGCGGCGCGACCCGCATGGAGACGGTGCAAAACGCCTTGCGCGCCTTGCACGGCCAGGTGGCCGGCAGCGACTGGATACTGGTGCACGACGCGGCGCGGCCCGGCCTGACGGTCGCGCTGATCGACAAGCTGATTGCCGGCGTCGGCCAGCACGATGGCGGCGGCCTGTTGGCGCTGCCGGTGGTCGATACCGTCAAGCGCACCGGCGCGAACGGGCAGGGCCTCGGCACGGTGCCGCGCGACGGCTTGTGGCTGGCGCAAACCCCGCAAATGTTCCGCTGCCAGTTGCTGGGCCGCGCGCTGGGCGAGGCGCCGGATCCCGGCGCGATCACCGACGACGCCAGCGCCGTCGAAGCGCTGGGCTACACGCCGAAATTGATCGAAGGGCATCCGCGCAACCTGAAAGTCACCTTGCCGGCCGATATCGCCATCGCCGAAATGTACCTGGCCCACGGCCAGTAA
- a CDS encoding NUDIX domain-containing protein, whose protein sequence is MDVHLKETRVDGQVVYEGGFLTVQRDRVTLPDGKITQREYIRHPGAVVILPLLDDGTLLLERQFRYPLDRVFIEFPAGKIDAGEAALACARRELLEETGYTASDWSFVSTIHNAIAYSDEHLELFLARGLVAGESQLDDGEFLETFTATVPQLMAWVRDGTITDVKTIIGAFWLDKITSGAWSPA, encoded by the coding sequence ATGGATGTGCATTTGAAAGAAACCAGGGTCGATGGCCAGGTGGTGTATGAAGGCGGTTTCCTGACCGTGCAACGCGACCGTGTGACGCTGCCGGACGGCAAGATCACCCAGCGCGAATATATCCGCCATCCGGGCGCGGTAGTGATCCTGCCGCTGCTGGACGATGGCACGCTGTTGCTGGAGCGCCAGTTCCGCTACCCGCTGGACCGGGTCTTCATCGAATTCCCGGCCGGTAAAATCGACGCCGGCGAAGCGGCGCTGGCCTGCGCCCGGCGCGAACTGCTGGAAGAAACCGGCTATACCGCCAGCGACTGGTCCTTCGTGTCGACGATACACAACGCCATCGCCTATTCCGACGAACACCTGGAACTGTTTTTGGCGCGCGGCCTGGTGGCCGGCGAAAGCCAGCTCGACGACGGCGAATTCCTGGAAACCTTCACGGCCACCGTGCCGCAACTGATGGCCTGGGTCAGGGATGGCACGATTACCGACGTCAAGACCATCATCGGCGCCTTTTGGCTCGACAAGATCACCTCCGGCGCCTGGAGCCCGGCATAA
- a CDS encoding DUF2818 family protein — MDAAASSWIVVALALITANLPFFNEKVFALVALKQGKDGEARRKPFFLRLMEMLVLYFIVGAAAFGLEARLGNTFQQTWEFYAITGCLFLVLAFPGFVVRYLRKK; from the coding sequence ATGGACGCCGCCGCTTCGAGCTGGATAGTGGTCGCCCTTGCGCTGATCACCGCTAATCTTCCTTTTTTCAATGAAAAGGTGTTCGCCCTGGTTGCATTGAAACAGGGCAAGGACGGGGAGGCGCGGCGCAAGCCGTTCTTCCTGCGCCTGATGGAAATGCTGGTACTGTATTTCATCGTCGGCGCCGCCGCGTTCGGTCTCGAAGCGCGTCTCGGCAATACCTTCCAGCAAACCTGGGAATTCTACGCGATCACCGGCTGCCTGTTCCTGGTGCTGGCGTTCCCGGGCTTCGTGGTACGCTATTTGCGAAAAAAATAA
- the nuoN gene encoding NADH-quinone oxidoreductase subunit NuoN — protein MNNTNLIPLYAEIFLLIAASAILLIDMFLSEGKRSITYVLSLLTLAVCAGLTLVDFNAGTTVYTFNNMFVSDPMSNLLKLCTYGAVALTLIYSRSYAGDRNMLSGNLGGEFYVLALFAMLGQMVMISGNNFLSIYLGLELMSLSLYALIALRRDNSKATEAAMKYFILGALASGFMLYGISMLYGATGTLDLSLVRQALDGGTANPTIMVFGIVFLVAGLAFKLGVVPFHMWVPDVYQGSPTAVTLLLGAAPKLAAFAICIRLLVEGLLPMAKDWQQMLMILAVMSLAIGNLTAIAQTNLKRMLAYSTIAQMGFVLLGLMAGTVGGVTTGAANAYSSAMYYIIAYVLTTLGSFGVIMLLARAGFEAEELADFKGLAKRSPWFAVVMSIMMFSLAGVPPMIGFAAKFSVLQAVLGTGQIWLTIVAVMFSLIGAFYYLRVVKMMWFDEPTDSAPLAVKADMRIVLSLNGVLVLALGAYPGALLAVCLTAITKTLAT, from the coding sequence ATGAATAACACCAACCTGATCCCGCTCTACGCAGAAATCTTTCTGCTGATCGCCGCCTCGGCGATCTTGCTGATCGATATGTTCCTGTCCGAGGGCAAGCGTTCGATCACTTACGTCCTGTCGTTGCTGACGCTGGCGGTTTGCGCCGGCCTGACGCTGGTCGACTTCAATGCCGGCACCACCGTCTATACCTTCAACAATATGTTCGTGTCGGACCCGATGTCGAACCTGCTGAAGCTGTGCACCTACGGCGCCGTGGCGCTGACGCTGATCTACTCGCGTTCGTATGCCGGCGACCGCAATATGTTGTCCGGCAACCTGGGCGGCGAATTCTATGTGCTGGCATTGTTCGCGATGCTGGGCCAGATGGTCATGATTTCCGGGAATAACTTCCTGTCGATCTACCTGGGCCTGGAATTGATGTCGCTGTCGCTGTATGCCCTGATCGCGCTGCGCCGCGACAATAGCAAGGCCACCGAAGCGGCGATGAAATACTTCATCCTCGGCGCGCTGGCGTCCGGCTTCATGTTGTACGGTATCTCGATGCTGTACGGCGCCACCGGCACGCTGGACCTGAGCCTGGTGCGCCAGGCATTGGACGGCGGCACCGCCAATCCGACCATCATGGTATTCGGCATCGTGTTCTTGGTTGCCGGCCTGGCCTTCAAACTGGGCGTCGTGCCATTCCACATGTGGGTGCCTGACGTGTATCAAGGTTCGCCGACCGCCGTCACGCTGTTGCTGGGCGCGGCGCCGAAACTGGCCGCGTTCGCGATCTGCATCCGCCTGCTGGTCGAAGGCTTGCTGCCGATGGCAAAGGACTGGCAGCAAATGCTGATGATCCTGGCCGTGATGTCGCTGGCGATCGGTAACCTGACCGCCATCGCGCAAACCAACCTGAAACGCATGCTGGCCTATTCGACCATCGCGCAAATGGGCTTTGTGCTGCTGGGCCTGATGGCCGGCACCGTCGGCGGCGTGACCACCGGCGCAGCCAATGCCTACAGTTCGGCGATGTACTACATCATCGCCTACGTGCTGACCACGCTGGGCAGCTTCGGTGTCATCATGCTGCTGGCACGCGCCGGTTTCGAAGCGGAAGAACTGGCCGACTTCAAGGGCCTTGCCAAACGCAGCCCATGGTTCGCGGTCGTCATGTCGATCATGATGTTTTCGCTGGCCGGCGTGCCGCCGATGATCGGCTTCGCCGCCAAGTTCTCGGTGCTGCAGGCCGTGCTGGGCACCGGCCAGATCTGGCTGACCATCGTGGCGGTGATGTTCTCGCTGATCGGCGCGTTCTACTACCTGCGCGTGGTCAAGATGATGTGGTTCGACGAGCCGACCGACAGCGCGCCGCTGGCCGTCAAGGCGGACATGCGCATCGTGCTGAGCCTGAACGGCGTGCTGGTGCTGGCCCTGGGTGCCTATCCTGGCGCCTTGCTGGCTGTTTGCCTGACGGCAATCACCAAAACCTTGGCGACCTGA
- a CDS encoding NADH-quinone oxidoreductase subunit M has translation MMQSTISTLPPYLSLAIWVPILFGVLVLALGRDNKPGFTRVLSLVGSLAGLLVTLPLIQNFDNAAHGLQFVEKAPWIARFNIFYSLGIDGLSLWFIPLTAFISVIVVIAAWQVIEKRIAQYMGAFLILSGLMIGVFAAMDGLLFYFFFEATLIPMFIIIGVWGGYNRVYASFKFFLYTFFGSLLTLVAIIYLYNQTDTFDILAWHAKTLTMKEQIFIFLAFLMAFAVKVPMFPVHTWLPDVHVEAPTGGSAVLAAIMLKLGAYGFLRFSLPIAPDASHYLAGFMIALSLIAVIYIGLVALVQTDMKKLVAYSSIAHMGFVTLGFFMFNDISVQGGIAQMISHGFISGAMFLSIGVLYDRMHTRNIADYGGVVNRMPKFAAFFIFFSMANCGLPATSGFVGEFMVILGAVQYNFWIGMLAATALILGAAYSLWMGKRVIFGKITNHHVSELTDVNKREFFILAVLAIAVLVMGLYPAPFTDTMQTSVADLLKHVATTKLP, from the coding sequence ATGATGCAGTCAACGATTTCTACACTACCTCCTTACCTGAGCCTGGCGATCTGGGTGCCGATCCTGTTCGGCGTCCTGGTGCTGGCGCTCGGCCGCGATAACAAGCCGGGTTTCACCCGCGTGCTGTCGCTGGTCGGCTCGCTGGCCGGCTTGCTGGTCACCTTGCCGCTGATACAGAACTTCGACAATGCCGCGCACGGCTTGCAATTCGTTGAAAAAGCGCCGTGGATCGCGCGTTTCAACATTTTCTACTCGCTCGGCATCGATGGCCTGTCGCTGTGGTTCATTCCGCTGACCGCGTTCATCTCGGTGATCGTGGTGATCGCGGCATGGCAGGTGATCGAGAAGCGCATCGCCCAGTACATGGGCGCGTTCCTGATCCTGTCCGGCCTGATGATCGGCGTGTTCGCCGCGATGGACGGCCTGCTGTTCTACTTCTTCTTTGAAGCGACGCTGATCCCGATGTTCATCATCATCGGCGTGTGGGGCGGTTACAACCGGGTCTACGCCTCGTTCAAGTTCTTCCTGTACACCTTTTTCGGCTCGCTGCTGACGCTGGTCGCCATCATCTACCTGTACAACCAGACCGATACCTTCGACATCCTGGCGTGGCATGCGAAAACGCTGACGATGAAGGAACAGATCTTCATCTTCCTGGCCTTCCTGATGGCGTTTGCCGTCAAGGTGCCGATGTTCCCGGTGCACACCTGGTTGCCGGACGTCCACGTCGAAGCGCCGACCGGCGGTTCCGCCGTGCTGGCCGCGATCATGCTGAAGCTGGGCGCCTACGGTTTCCTGCGTTTCTCCCTGCCGATCGCGCCGGACGCCAGCCACTACCTGGCCGGCTTCATGATCGCGCTGTCGCTGATCGCCGTGATCTACATCGGCCTGGTGGCGCTGGTCCAGACCGACATGAAAAAACTGGTGGCCTACTCGTCGATCGCCCACATGGGTTTCGTCACGCTGGGCTTCTTCATGTTCAACGACATCTCGGTGCAGGGCGGTATCGCCCAAATGATTTCGCACGGTTTCATTTCCGGTGCGATGTTCCTGTCGATCGGCGTGCTGTACGACCGCATGCATACCCGTAACATCGCCGACTACGGCGGCGTCGTGAACCGCATGCCGAAATTTGCCGCCTTCTTCATCTTCTTCTCGATGGCCAACTGCGGCTTGCCGGCGACTTCCGGTTTCGTCGGCGAATTCATGGTGATCCTCGGTGCGGTGCAATACAATTTCTGGATCGGCATGCTGGCCGCGACCGCCCTGATCCTGGGCGCGGCCTACTCGCTGTGGATGGGCAAGCGCGTCATCTTCGGCAAGATCACCAACCACCATGTGTCCGAGCTGACCGACGTCAACAAGCGTGAATTCTTCATCCTTGCCGTGTTGGCGATTGCCGTACTCGTGATGGGCCTGTACCCGGCGCCGTTCACCGACACGATGCAAACTTCGGTCGCCGACCTGCTCAAGCATGTCGCCACGACCAAGCTGCCTTAA